A section of the Zygosaccharomyces rouxii strain CBS732 chromosome B complete sequence genome encodes:
- the TCB3 gene encoding Tcb3p (similar to uniprot|Q03640 Saccharomyces cerevisiae YML072C TCB3 Contains three calcium and lipid binding domains localized to the bud green fluorescent protein (GFP)-fusion protein localizes to the cell periphery mRNA is targeted to the bud via the mRNA transport system involving She2p C-terminal portion of Tcb1p Tcb2p and Tcb3p interact): MDEAATKAEKGQKLFPHKFHRLSFGKKEAAKFSEKNEQGLAQKAMDDYGKDVLDDSRASIKSPRKSGGFSSFRSPRLSFSSKNGNKLPPQTHFSGGNEAHSDSGNDAKPQDIPSVKSRQSSKKPDSIRRSSMHSRQSGRVSSDRADIGSPGTRIPSHPLPKHLLVQQKEKEEQEAKRKQLTPSTSEKQQLSPRQQQQQEQQQESLKNKVPPTTTGRLNTPEELFPWKKIGSFHHTGKGSPNTGDARLVKAYILENLVNDWYNNAAVLVGTCFISWSFAYLRFSWWSLLFVLGCMGAVFASEYRRFNRNVRDDLTRITVEETLSQRKESVLWMNSFLSKFWVLYMPILSQQVKDIVNPALAGVAPGYGIDALSLDEFTLGSKAPSVRSISSNTKAGADVSEMVFEFAFTPSDVSEMTPKEAKNKIHPKIVLAISLGKSVVSKKMKVIVEDINVSGRMRAKIKFGDTFPNIGMVSVQMLEPPVIEFGLKPLGGDTLGLDVMSFLPGLKKFVQTIINANVGPMLYAPNHFDINVEELMAAQVNDAIGVLAVTIANGNDLKGSDFITNTVDPYISFELEKPLPDLNGEDLRTTIKHNTTTPRWNETKYVLVSSLQQKMKMKCFDFNDVRKDTFIGEIEIDLNDLLQEPTQDNLSTDLTIGTKSRGALNYSLHWFPAKKSENITGQKETGSDEEASSKQGTVAIPDGAENNGKVEDDAEFKEKEKETENGEEDEERAALDEDNEDEETDAGIVKLTLQNIKYLNTAVALTGTLSPSATLFLNGNVVKEFRTLKRINEPSWGETIELFIPSREESELRLEVYDNGLREKKLICEYGSTLEDIFENLQNGEPFVKGSPQGEIYMNAEWKPVKMSGLFASGGSRDPLGALRVLVRDINVLDNLSGLGDIDPYFTLSVNRHVDYKSISYSETEHAYFDKVDYLILMSEKASVTVNVYDYQSVGDDRFIGSAQIPLEEVMKKDPKTDKFTLVDNSKKPLKLGLQNKKGKIGQNYVNVSLSFVPCIPVYTPNEYQTVLEKDAELQQQRKEFWQKQDELKKEMEKTPDQYEIINKQDPFEEEEKKLHKKERLSLEQLLQHNSGVLNLQLLGGTIHQSNCFLQICVDDLSWPKYTSPKIYNDSFPSDGTDVFIRDLRNSKLLFRLTDKRVPKNESNIITEFTCNTYDLLQSSYGEVSKVNIGGSVVNVQCLYTPTSQKLPVSDTVLDTGTLNLTVFSAEDLMSADRNGYSDPFFTIVVDHRELYKSEIVKKTLSPEWNEKTEVPIPSRTRKKVQVFFYDWDRAGDNDELGLVELDLFPMMPNEVYNWELPLNTQGKAKFQAVFIPQYNKPMVTLNEVKKKSAVGHLASAPSGVGHAGKGIVHGGAHLFRKPFKAGKRKSTDLDSTTPNRKSTAGDSIEDGPSELSPELANAKKSLDVDRSVPNLDYALVQELDPKSHLPVGGDDLSARLSNHVPSVLSGPVERKSFSKDRGDGIHKNLQPGTNYQGQLTLISTDRVAPKLQLNIGLSVNGKVKHLYKSKTQKEDEGGNATFNESFAFRGPPEGSLVFEAISHHRLTKDIELGIAEIPLNDPQIQIGGNINLNLGEGTVVFRTDYGTPIDDSVPPVPPIPHEYQ, encoded by the coding sequence AAGGCTATGGATGACTACGGTAAGGATGTTTTAGATGATAGTAGAGCGAGTATAAAGAGTCCTCGTAAATCTGGTGGTTTTTCAAGCTTTCGTAGTCCTAGATTGAGTTTTTCTTCgaaaaatggtaataaaCTTCCACCACAGACTCATTTTAGCGGTGGTAATGAAGCTCATAGTGATTCCGGTAATGATGCCAAGCCTCAAGATATTCCTTCAGTGAAGTCTCGTCAGTCTTCCAAGAAACCAGATAGTATCAGAAGATCAAGTATGCATTCGAGACAGTCAGGCAGGGTTTCCTCTGATAGAGCTGATATTGGCAGTCCTGGTACAAGAATTCCATCTCATCCTTTACCCAAGCATTTACTTGTACAAcagaaggagaaagaagagcAAGAGGCGAAGAGAAAACAGTTAACACCATCGACCTCTGAAAAACAACAACTTTCGCCaagacaacaacaacaacaagaacaacaacaagaatcGCTAAAAAATAAAGTTCCCCCCACAACAACTGGCCGTTTGAATACACCAGAAGAATTATTCCCGTGgaagaaaattggaagTTTCCATCATACGGGCAAAGGTTCTCCTAACACTGGTGATGCACGTCTAGTTAAGGCTTACATCCTGGAAAATCTTGTTAACGATTGGTATAACAACGCTGCTGTCCTTGTTGGAACTTGTTTTATATCATGGTCATTTGCTTACCTTAGATTCTCATGGTGGTCATTGTTATTCGTCCTTGGCTGTATGGGAGCAGTCTTTGCATCTGAATACAGACGTTTTAACAGAAATGTTAGAGACGATTTAACGAGAATTACCGTGGAAGAAACTTTATCACAGAGAAAAGAGTCCGTCTTATGGATGAATTCGTTTCTCTCAAAATTCTGGGTTCTCTATATGCCTATTTTATCTCAACAAGTTAAAGATATTGTGAATCCAGCCTTAGCAGGTGTTGCACCAGGATATGGTATTGATGCATTGTCATTAGATGAGTTTACCCTAGGTTCTAAGGCGCCTTCCGTTCGAAGTATTTCTTCTAATACAAAAGCAGGTGCTGACGTTTCTGAAATGGTTTTTGAGTTTGCTTTTACACCTAGTGATGTTTCTGAGATGACACCAAAGGAAGCCAAGAACAAGattcatccaaaaattgttcttgCTATAAGTTTAGGTAAAAGTGTCGTCTctaaaaaaatgaaagtcATCGTAGAAGATATTAATGTTTCGGGTAGAATGCGTGCGAAGATTAAGTTTGGTGATACTTTTCCAAACATTGGAATGGTTTCAGTTCAAATGCTGGAACCACCAGTTATCGAGTTTGGTCTAAAGCCACTTGGTGGTGATACCTTGGGTCTTGATGTGATGTCCTTCTTGCCTGGGTTGAAGAAGTTTGTGCAAACTATTATCAATGCAAATGTTGGTCCAATGTTGTACGCTCCTAACCACTTTGACATTAATGTGGAAGAACTTATGGCTGCTCAGGTTAATGACGCTATTGGTGTTTTGGCGGTTACCATCGCCAATGgtaatgatttgaaaggttcagatttcatcaccaacacAGTGGATCCTTACATCTCTTTCGAGTTGGAAAAGCCGTTACCAGATTTGAATGGCGAAGATTTGCGTACCACCATCAAACACAACACTACAACTCCACGTTGGAATGAGACTAAATATGTTTTGGTTTCCAGTTTACAacaaaagatgaaaatgaaatgttTTGATTTTAACGACGTGAGAAAGGATACTTTTATTGGTGAAATAGAAATCGACTTGAACGATTTACTACAGGAGCCTACCCAAGATAACTTGAGCACCGATTTAACAATTGGTACAAAGAGTAGAGGTGCATTAAACTATTCGTTACACTGGTTCCCTGCCAAGAAATCCGAGAACATTACAGGTCAAAAGGAAACCGGATCCGATGAAGAAGCAAGCAGTAAACAGGGGACTGTAGCAATTCCAGATGGTGCTGAGAATAATGGAAAGGTAGAAGATGATGCCGAAtttaaggaaaaggaaaaggaaactGAAAACGGcgaggaagatgaagaaaggGCAGCTTTAGACGAAGACaacgaagatgaagaaaccGACGCAGGTATTGTCAAGTTGACCCTTCAAAacatcaaatatttgaatacAGCTGTTGCACTAACTGGCACACTCTCACCATCGGCCACTTTGTTCCTAAATGGGAATGTGGTTAAGGAATTCAGAACTTTGAAGCGTATCAATGAACCTTCCTGGGGTGAAACCATTGAACTATTTATCCCATCTAGAGAAGAATCTGAGCTGAGATTAGAGGTTTATGATAACGGTTTAAGAGAGAAAAAGCTTATCTGTGAATATGGTTCTACCCTTGAAGATATATTTGAGAATTTGCAAAATGGAGAACCATTTGTGAAGGGTTCCCCACAAGGTGAAATTTATATGAATGCAGAATGGAAACCAGTTAAAATGAGTGGTTTATTCGCCTCTGGCGGTTCTCGTGACCCACTCGGTGCTCTCAGAGTCCTTGTTAGAGATATTAATGTGTTAGATAACCTTTCTGGTTTGGGTGACATTGATCCGTATTTCACCTTGAGTGTTAACAGACATGTGGATTATAAATCGATCAGTTATTCTGAAACAGAACATGCCTATTTCGATAAAGTTGACTATTTGATACTAATGTCTGAGAAAGCATCTGTTACCGTTAATGTTTATGACTACCAAtctgttggtgatgatagGTTTATCGGATCTGCGCAAATTCCCTTGGAAGAagtaatgaagaaggatCCAAAAACAGACAAATTTACACTTGTCGACAATTCTAAAAAGCCCTTAAAACTTGGCTTACAAAACAAAAAGGGTAAAATTGGACAAAATTATGTCAATGTTTCCCTATCATTTGTTCCTTGTATCCCTGTCTATACCCCTAATGAATACCAAACGGTCTTGGAGAAGGATGCAGAGCTCCAGCAACAGAGAAAGGAATTCTGGCAAaaacaagatgaattgaagaaagaaatggaGAAGACACCAGATCAATACGAAATCATTAACAAGCAAGAtccttttgaagaagaagaaaagaaacttcataagaaagaaagattaTCGTTAGAGCAATTATTACAACATAATTCAGGTGTTTTAAATTTGCAACTTTTGGGCGGTACTATCCATCAAAGCAACTGTTTCTTACAAATTTGTGTGGACGACCTTTCCTGGCCCAAATATACTTCACCCAAAATCTACAATGATTCCTTCCCCAGTGACGGTACTGACGTTTTCATCCGTGATTTGAGAAATAGCAAATTGCTGTTCAGGTTAACTGATAAACGTGTTCctaaaaatgaaagtaATATCATTACTGAATTTACTTGCAACACTTATGATCTGTTGCAAAGCAGTTATGGCGAGGTTTCGAAAGTTAACATTGGCGGCTCGGTGGTGAACGTACAATGTCTATACACACCAACCTCACAAAAACTGCCCGTCAGTGATACGGTATTGGATACAGGTACTTTAAATCTAACCGTTTTCTCTGCTGAAGATTTGATGTCTGCAGATCGTAACGGTTATTCTGATCCTTTCTTTACTATCGTAGTGGATCATCGTGAATTGTACAAGAGTGAAATCGTGAAAAAGACACTATCTCCTGAATGGAATGAGAAGACAGAAGTTCCTATACCTTCAAGAACTAGAAAGAAAGTTCAAGTATTTTTCTATGATTGGGATCGTGCTGgtgataatgatgaattagGTTTAGTGGAATTAGACTTGTTCCCTATGATGCCCAATGAAGTCTACAATTGGGAACTACCACTTAACACACAAGGTAAGGCAAAATTTCAAGCCGTTTTCATCCCACAATACAACAAACCTATGGTTACTCTTAATgaagtgaagaagaagagtgCGGTGGGACATCTTGCCAGTGCCCCTAGCGGTGTTGGCCATGCTGGGAAAGGCATTGTTCACGGTGGTGCTCATCTATTCAGGAAACCATTTAAAGCGGGTAAGAGAAAATCAACAGATTTGGATTCCACTACTCCGAATAGGAAGTCAACTGCTGGAGATTCTATCGAAGACGGACCTTCAGAACTCAGCCCTGAGTTGGCCAATGCCAAGAAGTCGTTGGATGTGGACCGCTCTGTGCCTAACCTAGATTATGCTCTAGTTCAAGAGTTAGATCCTAAATCACATCTACCTGTCGGTGGAGATGATTTGAGCGCTAGACTCAGTAATCACGTCCCCAGCGTTCTGTCAGGTCCTGTTGAAAGAAAGAGTTTTAGCAAAGATAGAGGTGATGGTATACACAAGAACTTACAGCCCGGTACTAATTATCAAGGCCAATTGACCTTAATTTCCACTGACAGGGTAGCACCTAAGCTTCAATTGAATATCGGCTTATCAGTAAATGGCAAAGTAAAACACTTGTACAAATCCAAGACCCAGAAAGAGGATGAAGGCGGTAACGCAACTTTCAACGAATCCTTTGCCTTTAGAGGCCCACCAGAAGGCTCTCTGGTCTTTGAAGCAATCTCCCATCATAGATTGACTAAGGACATAGAATTAGGCATTGCAGAAATTCCCTTGAACGATCCCCAAATACAAATTGGCGGTAACATCAACCTCAATTTAGGTGAAGGTACAGTGGTCTTCAGAACAGACTATGGTACACCTATAGACGATAGCGTCCCTCCAGTTCCTCCAATCCCACACGAATACCAATGA
- the RPL6A gene encoding 60S ribosomal protein eL6 (highly similar to uniprot|P05739 Saccharomyces cerevisiae YLR448W) — protein MTAQRVPKWFPSENAPVPKKTRKTARPQKLRASLVPGTVLILLSGRFRGKRVVYLKNLKDNTLLISGPFKVNGVPLRRVNPRYVIATSTRVALDGVNVEKFDAEYFAREEKLNKKQKKEANLFPEQQTKEVKAERVEDQKVVDKALLTQIKKTPLLKQYLAASFSLNSGERPHLLKF, from the coding sequence ATGACTGCTCAAAGAGTCCCAAAGTGGTTCCCCTCTGAGAACGCTCCAGTTCCAAAGAAGACCAGAAAGACCGCTCGTCCTCAAAAGTTGCGTGCATCTTTGGTCCCAGGTACTGTTTTGATTCTATTATCTGGCCGTTTCAGAGGTAAGAGAGTTGTCTATTTGAAGAACTTGAAGGACAACACCCTTTTGATCTCTGGTCCATTCAAGGTTAACGGTGTTCCATTGAGAAGAGTTAACCCACGTTATGTGATTGCCACCTCCACCAGAGTCGCTCTTGATGGTGTTAACGTGGAAAAATTCGATGCTGAATACTTCGCTAGAGAAGAAAAGTTGAACAAGAAGCAAAAGAAGGAAGCTAACTTGTTCCCTGAACAACAAACTAAAGAAGTTAAGGCTGAACGTGTGGAAGACCAAAAGGTTGTTGACAAGGCCCTTTTGACTCAAATCAAGAAGACCCCATTGTTGAAGCAATACTTGGCCGCTTCCTTCTCTTTGAACTCCGGTGAAAGACCACACTTGTTGAAGTTCTAA
- the FPR3 gene encoding peptidylprolyl isomerase FPR3 (highly similar to uniprot|Q06205 Saccharomyces cerevisiae and to YML074c uniprot|P38911 Saccharomyces cerevisiae) — translation MSDLLPIATYNLNVEPYTPVPAIDATRPVTIRLTMAAMNPDSYDDDKSPSTLRIIKRNPDYDSDGDILGDSEDEDEEEEDDEEEEEEEEEKDTKKGKKQENKKALKGKKEESESESEDEDDIQEDDSEEGSEFEDDEEFEEYVLVTLSPETQYQQSLDLTIAPEEEVQFVVTGSYGITVSGNYIKHPFDAPFLSESDEEDEEDEHHHHHHHHHDDEEEEDSDEYDLTPDEDEVINDELDDLEDASDVESRIEELIDQEDQSKKNKKRKQEVTQESEQTDSKKAKKDKKETEKKQPAEEPKKDAKKDKKEKKVEFKKDLEEGPTKKPKTKALEGGVVIEDRTVGKGAQAKRGSKVGMRYIGKLKNGKVFDKNTSGKPFVFKLGVGEVIKGWDIGVAGMAVGGERRIVIPAPYAYGKQALPGLPANSELTFDVKLVSLK, via the coding sequence ATGTCTGATCTGCTACCAATTGCCACTTACAATCTAAATGTGGAGCCATACACTCCTGTACCAGCTATTGATGCGACAAGACCCGTCACTATCCGTTTAACAATGGCCGCTATGAATCCTGACTCTTATGATGACGATAAGTCTCCCTCCACCTTGAGAATCATTAAGAGAAACCCAGACTACGATTCTGATGGTGACATTCTAGGtgattctgaagatgaagacgaagaagaagaggatgatgaagaagaagaggaagaagaggaagaaaaagacaCCAAGAAGGGCAAAAAGCAAGAGAATAAAAAGGCTTTAAAAGgtaagaaggaagaatctgaatctgaatccgaagatgaagatgacaTTCAAGAAGACGACTCTGAAGAAGGCAGCGAAttcgaagatgatgaagaattcgaagaaTACGTTTTGGTCACATTATCTCCTGAAACCCAGTACCAACAATCCTTAGACTTGACCATCGCtcctgaagaagaagtccAATTTGTGGTCACCGGTTCTTACGGAATCACGGTTTCTGGTAACTACATTAAACATCCATTCGACGCACCTTTCTTAAGtgaaagtgatgaagaagatgaagaagatgagcatcatcatcaccatcaccatcaccatgatgatgaggaagaggaagataGTGATGAATATGATTTAACtccagatgaagatgaagttatcaatgatgaattagacGACTTGGAAGACGCTAGTGATGTAGAAAGCCGTATTGAAGAGTTAATCgatcaagaagatcaaagcaagaagaacaaaaagaGGAAGCAAGAGGTAACTCAAGAATCTGAACAAACTGATTCCAAAAAAGCTAAGAAGGATAAGAAGGAAACCGAAAAGAAACAACCTGcagaagaaccaaagaaagatgCTAAGAAAgataagaaggaaaagaaagtaGAATTCAAGAAGGACTTGGAAGAAGGTCCTACCAAGAAACCTAAGACCAAGGCATTGGAAGGTGGTGTTGTCATTGAAGATCGTACCGTTGGTAAAGGTGCACAAGCTAAGAGAGGGTCCAAAGTGGGTATGAGATACATCGGTAAACTAAAGAACGGCAAAGTCTTTGACAAGAACACTAGCGGTAAACCTtttgttttcaaattagGTGTTGGTGAAGTGATCAAGGGCTGGGATATTGGTGTTGCCGGTATGGCCGTTGGCGGTGAACGTAGAATTGTAATTCCTGCCCCATACGCTTACGGTAAACAGGCTCTACCTGGTCTTCCAGCCAATTCTGAGCTAACTTTCGATGTTAAATtagtttctttgaaatag
- the HMG1 gene encoding hydroxymethylglutaryl-CoA reductase (NADPH) HMG1 (similar to uniprot|P12683 Saccharomyces cerevisiae YML075C HMG1 One of two isozymes of HMG-CoA reductase that catalyzes the conversion of HMG-CoA to mevalonate which is a rate-limiting step in sterol biosynthesis localizes to the nuclear envelope overproduction induces the formation of karmellae) codes for MPLVFKQLEKLAKPLAFLSRFSAKRPIHVILTSLLVSAVAYLSVMQFFFSELQLNSTALFYPENPNAEQLFKECTHYYKDPAREGWSLLSAEEALSHSKDEHYYLFNLDFESTNASIPLPYLDHLLYDDGNNKFVLTEDPVIQMEYLSSDGTFWRLSNYRTKIYEVLNAFLSIMENLRQRISESEPTDIFIIGAAYLIMLYTIGGLFKDMAKVGSKFWLGLGAIFSSSCSLFLALYTTQCLINKPVTALSLIEGLPFVAVMVGFKHKVKLAAYTLQCFDKVGLSRKVNTDKAISDAMSTEGARLLQDHLLGIVAFIGCSIYAMHLEALSNFCIFSTLILIYELLMTSTFFCAVLALKMDINIIYRSTIIKQTLEEEGVVPKTADLIYGMESKDSILQSNGSFGRAKLPVVILCGAVVFYHFLHKFGGRWGSETFASLYSGSSATHLPEFIRANQSGAQIRENLVISVAPVQYYTPKKAYQHVEDIIVLLIRYLSVSIRDRLISKVVFFAFIISASINIYLLNAAKIHSNYATDEFTKKTKDRKKASSAKPETGSLERLPANVTDLTEPGSATVSTNEEEDEEEDGNGKATDGNGDRQLISKRPLQELEQAMKEGNVRHLKNNEVASLVVNGKLPLYALEKQLGDTTRAVAVRRRALAVLAEAPVLSTERLPYKHYDYDRVYGACCENVVGYMPLPVGVIGPLVIDNVSYHIPMATTEGCLVASAMRGCKAINAGGGATTVLTKDGMTRGPCIRFPSLARSGACKIWLDSEEGQAKVKKAFNSTSRFARLQHVQTALAGDLLFVRFRTTTGDAMGMNMISKGVEFSLQQIANEFGWEDMEIVSVSGNYCTDKKAAAINWIEGRGKSVVAEATIPGDIVRKVLKSDVSALVELNIAKNLVGSAMAGSIGGFNAHAANLVTAVFLALGQDPAQSVEGSSCMTLMKEIDGDLRISVSMPSIEVGTIGGGTILEPQGAMLDLLGVRGPHPTEPGSNARQLARIVACAVMAGELSLCAALAAGHLVQSHMTHNRGKTNAAPSPGITTAEPTKQDPNIQRLKEGSVTCIKS; via the coding sequence ATGCCATTAGTTTTCAAGCAGCTGGAAAAGTTGGCTAAACCTTTGGCGTTTCTGTCTAGGTTTTCCGCCAAACGTCCTATTCATGTTATTCTAACATCGTTATTGGTATCAGCGGTGGCATATCTATCAGTAatgcaattttttttttctgaaCTGCAATTGAACTCCACTGCCCTATTCTATCCAGAAAACCCTAATGCAGAGCAgcttttcaaagaatgtACCCATTATTACAAGGATCCAGCAAGGGAAGGCTGGTCATTATTATCTGCAGAAGAAGCATTGTCACATTCCAAGGATGAACATTATTACCTCTTCAACTTGGATTTTGAAAGCACTAATGCTTCTATACCACTTCCCTACTTAGATCATTTGCTTTATGAcgatggtaataataaatttGTCCTCACAGAGGATCCAGTTATTCAAATGGAATATTTATCCAGTGATGGTACTTTCTGGAGATTGAGTAATTACAGAACTAAAATTTATGAAGTTCTAAATGCGTTTTTATCCATTATGGAAAATTTAAGACAGAGGATAAGCGAGTCTGAACCTACtgatattttcatcattggTGCCGCATATTTAATAATGCTTTACACTATCGGAGGTTTATTCAAGGATATGGCCAAAGTGGGATCCAAATTCTGGTTGGGCTTAGGAGCCATCTTCAGTTCTTCATGTTCACTTTTCCTGGCGCTGTACACTACACAATGTCTTATCAATAAACCTGTAACAGCATTGTCGCTCATTGAAGGTTTACCATTTGTTGCAGTCATGGTAGGATTTAAACATAAAGTTAAACTGGCAGCATACACTCTACAATGTTTTGACAAAGTTGGCCTTTCTAGAAAAGTCAATACTGATAAAGCCATTTCCGATGCGATGTCTACCGAAGGCGCTCGTCTTTTACAGGATCACTTGTTAGGTATTGTTGCATTTATCGGCTGTTCCATCTATGCTATGCACTTAGAGGCGCtatccaatttttgcaTCTTTTCCACCTTGATTCTAATCTATGAATTGCTAATGACTTCCACCTTCTTTTGTGCAGTTTTAGCCTTAAAGATGGATATTAACATCATTTACAGATCTACCATTATCAAACAaactttagaagaagaaggcGTAGTCCCTAAAACTGCTGATTTGATCTATGGTATGGAATCTAAAGATTCCATTCTTCAATCTAATGGTTCATTCGGTAGGGCTAAATTACCTGTAGTAATTTTGTGTGGAGCCGTTGTTTTTTACCACTTCCTCCATAAATTTGGTGGTAGATGGGGATCTGAAACTTTTGCATCTTTGTACTCTGGTTCATCTGCCACCCATTTACCAGAATTTATCAGAGCTAACCAAAGTGGAGCCCAAATCCGTGAGAACCTTGTCATTTCAGTGGCCCCCGTCCAGTACTATACACCTAAAAAGGCATATCAACATGTGGAAGATATCATTGTGCTATTGATTCGTTATTTAAGTGTTTCTATCCGTGACCGTCTTATTAGCAAAGTGGTTTTCTTCGCATTCATCATTAGCGCTTCCATTAACATCTACCTTTTGAATGCAGCCAAGATCCACTCTAACTATGCTACAGATGAATTCACTAAAAAGACAAAGGATAGAAAGAAAGCTTCCTCAGCTAAGCCTGAAACTGGTTCCCTCGAACGTCTACCGGCAAATGTGACCGATCTCACTGAACCAGGTAGTGCTACGGTAAGCACcaacgaagaagaagacgaagaagaagacggGAATGGAAAGGCTACtgatggtaatggtgataGACAATTGATCTCCAAGAGACCCTTGCAGGAATTGGAGCAAGCCATGAAGGAGGGTAACGTTCGCCATCTAAAAAACAATGAGGTGGCCTCGCTAGTGGTCAATGGTAAATTGCCTCTCTATGCATTGGAGAAGCAGTTAGGCGACACAACTCGTGCTGTTGCAGTTCGCCGTAGAGCCTTAGCAGTTTTGGCAGAGGCACCTGTTTTAAGTACCGAACGTTTACCCTATAAGCACTACGATTACGATCGCGTCTATGGAGCTTGTTGTGAAAACGTCGTTGGTTACATGCCCTTACCAGTAGGTGTCATTGGTCCATTGGTTATCGACAATGTTTCTTACCATATCCCAATGGCAACTACGGAAGGTTGTTTAGTGGCATCCGCCATGCGTGGTTGTAAAGCCATTAACGCAGGAGGTGGGGCTACAACGGTTTTAACCAAGGACGGTATGACAAGAGGCCCCTGTATTAGATTCCCATCATTGGCAAGAAGTGGTGCATGTAAGATTTGGCTTGATAGTGAAGAAGGTCAAGCCAAAGTTAAGAAGGCTTTCAACTCTACTTCACGTTTTGCTCGTTTACAACATGTCCAAACTGCTTTAGCCGGTGATCTCCTATTTGTTCGTTTTAGAACAACTACAGGTGATGCCATGGGTATGAACATGATTTCTAAGGGTGTTGAGTTCTCCTTACAACAGATTGCTAATGAATTCGGTTGGGAAGATATGGAAATTGTTTCCGTCTCGGGTAACTACTGTACTGATAAAAAGGCAGCTGCCATCAATTGGATCGAAGGTCGTGGTAAATCTGTTGTCGCTGAAGCCACAATTCCAGGCGATATTGTCAGAaaggttttgaaaagtgatGTTAGTGCATTGGTAGAATTAAACATCGCCAAAAATCTAGTTGGATCCGCCATGGCCGGTTCTATTGGTGGATTCAACGCACATGCTGCCAATTTAGTCACTGCCGTCTTTTTAGCACTAGGTCAAGATCCTGCTCAAAGTGTTGAAGGCTCAAGTTGTATGACCttaatgaaagaaattgatggtGATCTCCGTATATCCGTGTCAATGCCATCTATTGAAGTCGGTACCATTGGTGgtggaacaattttggAACCTCAAGGTGCAATGCTAGATCTCCTGGGTGTTAGAGGTCCACACCCAACTGAACCTGGTTCTAATGCACGCCAATTAGCTAGAATCGTTGCTTGTGCCGTAATGGCTGGTGAATTGTCATTGTGTGCTGCCTTAGCGGCTGGTCACCTGGTACAAAGTCACATGACCCATAACCGTGGAAAAACTAACGCCGCTCCTTCACCTGGAATTACTACTGCAGAACCAACTAAGCAGGATCCTAACATTCAAAGGCTTAAGGAAGGATCCGTTACCTGCATAAAATCTTAG